TGCAAAACTATCGCTTAAATCAAGTATTCTTTTGGTGCCTGTAACATTTATATTGGTAATTTCATTTATTGGGCGGTTTAAATCTGTGATTGCGGCGCTATGATATATTTCTTCAACAGAATCCCGTAATTCCTGAAGCGTTTGATTACTCAACGCCAAGTTATCTTTACCGACATCTCCTTCTAAAATAACTAAATTATCGGGTTGAAATTTAGTATCCCAGAATTTTAACACTTCTAAGATTCTATTTTGTGAGGTTTTTTCTTTTGAACTTCTGGAAAGCGCAAAAACTTTATGGTTGTTCTCTAAGAATATTTTTAAGAGGTAGGAGCCAAGCAGCCCTGTTCCACCGGTGAGAAAAATTGTTTTTTGAGAGTTCATGAAATCGTTTTTATCCCGTTTTTCCAAAGACTATGCAGCAGTTGTTGCCGCCGAAGGCAAAGGCGTTGTTGAGTGCTGTGTTAATTTTAAGTTTTCTTGCTGTGTTTGGTACGCAGTCAATGTCGCATTCAGGGTCAGGTTCAGTAAAATTGATTGTCGGAGGCAAGACTCCTTCTTTAATCGCCATGCAGCATGCAGCTGCTTCAATGGCACTCGCAGCCCCCATGCAGTGGCCAAGCATTGATTTACTTGAGCTAACAGGTAGTTTTCTTTCTCCGAAAACTTCTTTTATGGCAGTAGATTCTTCTTTGTCATTTTGAGTTGTTCCTGTGCCATGGGCATTGATATAGTCAATATCATCCGGCTTAAGCCCGGAGTCGTTTATTGCTTTCTCCATTGCTTTTCTAATCCCTCTTCTTGCCGGGATAGTCATATGATGAGCATCGCAAGATAAGCCGGCTCCGAGAATCTCCGCGTATATGGGAGCTTTTCTTTCAATAGCTTTTTCTAAGGGCTCTAGAATAAGAATGCCTGCGCCTTCCCCCAGAAGCATCCCTTTCCTGTTCTTGTCAAATGGGGCGCAAATATCAGGCGCCATCGCGTATAATTTCTGGAATCCTTGGTATGCAATCCTTGATAGTGCCTCAGCGCCTCCCGCAATCGCTAAATCTACCTGTCCGGTTTTGATTAAATCAAAGCCATAGCTTAGGCTATAATTTCCCGCAGAACAGGCATTGGGGATTAAAAGATTAGCCCCTTTTGTTTTAAAGAAATATCCGGTGTTTCTTGCAATTGAAGGAGAGAAAATATTAAGTAGGAATTTATTTGTCAGGCTGTCAGGGTCATTT
This genomic interval from Candidatus Omnitrophota bacterium contains the following:
- a CDS encoding beta-ketoacyl-[acyl-carrier-protein] synthase family protein, with the protein product MMNRRVVVTGLGIVSSIGIGIEDFWKNLILGKSGISKVDLFDTSKFTRKNGGEVKNFNPEDFVPKQMLKFMGRASVFSIAATKLALKDAKIPIPSIRKTEPAFVIGVTIPEGNTIDLSSHMILENDPDSLTNKFLLNIFSPSIARNTGYFFKTKGANLLIPNACSAGNYSLSYGFDLIKTGQVDLAIAGGAEALSRIAYQGFQKLYAMAPDICAPFDKNRKGMLLGEGAGILILEPLEKAIERKAPIYAEILGAGLSCDAHHMTIPARRGIRKAMEKAINDSGLKPDDIDYINAHGTGTTQNDKEESTAIKEVFGERKLPVSSSKSMLGHCMGAASAIEAAACCMAIKEGVLPPTINFTEPDPECDIDCVPNTARKLKINTALNNAFAFGGNNCCIVFGKTG